The window GATTTAACACCTAAAGAATTTGAGTTATTACTTTATTTAATTGAACGTCAAGGTCGTGTCATTACAAGAGAGAATATGTTGAATTCAGTATGGAACTATGAATTTGCTGGAGATTCTAGAATTGTCGACGTCCATATTTCACACTTGAGAGAGAAAATTGAAGAAAATCCTAAAAAACCACAAATCATCAAAACAGTTCGTGGTTTAGGATATAAAATGGAGATTCCGAGATGATCACATTTCGTAATAACTTATTGATACTACTTACAACAATTCTTGTTGTAAGTTTTATTTTACTTGGACTGGTACTTGGTAATACGATGAGTGATGCTTTAATCAAAAGTTCAAAAAAAACGCTTAAGTCTGAGATGATGGCAACGAACGAAATCATTATCCATAATAAAAATGATAAAGAAAAACTAAAAGAAAAACTTCAAACATTACATAGTGATCTAAACATGACTGTTCAAGTCATGAGTGGCAGTACAGTCATATATGAATCGTTATCTAAAGATAATATGAAAAAACATCAAAATACAATTAAGGAGTATGAAAAACGAGCTGAAGATAAACCGTATGACTATCATTATTACATTAGTGTAAAAGATAATATGCAACTTATGGCTTATAAAGGTGAACAAGATCAGATTATTACATTGTATAAACCGTTCACTACTCCTTTTGAATTTATGAAACAAATGTGGCTTTATTTATGTCTAATCTTAATCATTGTGCTACCGATTATATATATTTTCGTTCGATATATAAATAGAAGGTATGTGAAACCAATTAAAGAAGTATCTTCTGCAAGTAAGATGCTGAGTGAAGGGAATTATAAAGTGAGGGTTGCTGAAAGCAATGTTGTTGAGACAAATGAACTATACTCTACAATTAATGAACTTGCGAGAACACTTCAAACATTAAATAATGAACAAAAAATACAACGTAATCGATTAGAGACGACTTTGAGTAATATTCCATTAGCTATTTTGATGATTAACAAATATGATGAAGTTGTCATTGCGAACGATACGTACTTGAACTTATTTAATAAAGATCAAACGATCATAAAGAAAAGATATCAAGATGTTATTGACAATACACTCGTGATGAATATGGTAACGCAAGCAATGAACAATGAAGTGACCGTCTACCGGAATGTCCCGATTCAAATGGGCGTTTATACAAAACATTTTGAAATCACAGCGGTACCAGTATTAAGTCCAAACAAGAAAAAAATCCAAGGTGTTGTTCTCGTTGAACATGACATTACGCAACTTATCCATCTTGAACAAATGAGGCGAGATTTTGTTGCGAATGTCAGTCATGAACTTAAAA of the Abyssicoccus albus genome contains:
- the pnpS gene encoding two-component system histidine kinase PnpS; amino-acid sequence: MITFRNNLLILLTTILVVSFILLGLVLGNTMSDALIKSSKKTLKSEMMATNEIIIHNKNDKEKLKEKLQTLHSDLNMTVQVMSGSTVIYESLSKDNMKKHQNTIKEYEKRAEDKPYDYHYYISVKDNMQLMAYKGEQDQIITLYKPFTTPFEFMKQMWLYLCLILIIVLPIIYIFVRYINRRYVKPIKEVSSASKMLSEGNYKVRVAESNVVETNELYSTINELARTLQTLNNEQKIQRNRLETTLSNIPLAILMINKYDEVVIANDTYLNLFNKDQTIIKKRYQDVIDNTLVMNMVTQAMNNEVTVYRNVPIQMGVYTKHFEITAVPVLSPNKKKIQGVVLVEHDITQLIHLEQMRRDFVANVSHELKTPITSIKGFTETLLDGAKDDPLLLQDFLTIIEKESHRIQSLVEELLELSKIEQSSNVDLSHVDVVDTLEQVIEMLSLTALEKNINIELTSPSSMTVIAEASKLKQVFINIISNAINYTEVDPQDKNKDIYITVEPSEGDVYIHIKDHGIGIPESDQSRIFERFYRVDKARSRQSGGTGLGLAIVKHIVEVFGGEITFVSKPNEGSTFTVKLLGGQQHVE